A genomic window from Streptomyces sp. NBC_01429 includes:
- a CDS encoding zinc-binding dehydrogenase: MRVVRVTAFGGPDVLRTQEAPDPVPGAGEVVVEVAAVDTMFVETQVRAGWGLEYFPVRPPYTLGGGIAGTVRAVGAGVDGGWTGRRVVASMGITCGAVQRAVASVEALTPVPDGLPLTTAAAVFQDGVTALALLDATAVAAGTRVLILGASGGMGTLLTQLAKAQGAYVAGVARGARKTALVRKLGADAVIDGTDSGWPGRAREALGAAGGPAGGPQGGAAGAEVVLDGVGGAMGAAALPLTADGGRFSAHGAPTGGFAAVTPQEAADRGIRLLTIADAQISEEVRVRLAARALAEAAAGRLRPVIGATYPLERAADAHRAIEGRDLVGKVLLTV, translated from the coding sequence ATGCGCGTAGTAAGGGTGACGGCCTTCGGCGGCCCAGACGTCCTGCGGACGCAGGAGGCTCCCGACCCGGTGCCGGGCGCGGGCGAGGTGGTGGTCGAGGTCGCCGCCGTGGACACGATGTTCGTGGAGACGCAGGTCAGGGCGGGCTGGGGCCTGGAGTACTTCCCGGTGCGGCCCCCGTACACCCTGGGCGGCGGCATCGCCGGTACGGTCCGTGCGGTCGGCGCGGGCGTGGACGGCGGCTGGACCGGCCGCCGCGTCGTGGCCTCCATGGGCATCACCTGCGGCGCGGTGCAGCGTGCGGTGGCCTCGGTGGAGGCGCTGACGCCCGTACCGGACGGCCTGCCGCTCACGACCGCCGCCGCCGTATTCCAGGACGGCGTCACCGCCCTCGCCCTCCTGGACGCCACGGCGGTCGCGGCGGGGACGCGCGTGCTGATCCTCGGCGCCTCGGGCGGCATGGGCACCCTGCTGACGCAGCTCGCGAAGGCCCAGGGCGCGTATGTGGCCGGAGTCGCGCGCGGCGCCCGCAAGACCGCTCTCGTACGGAAGCTGGGCGCGGACGCCGTCATCGACGGTACGGACAGCGGCTGGCCGGGCCGTGCCCGCGAGGCACTCGGAGCGGCGGGCGGTCCGGCAGGCGGACCGCAGGGAGGCGCGGCGGGCGCCGAGGTAGTCCTCGACGGGGTCGGCGGCGCCATGGGCGCCGCCGCCCTCCCCCTGACGGCCGACGGCGGCCGCTTCTCGGCCCACGGCGCGCCGACGGGCGGCTTCGCGGCCGTCACCCCGCAGGAGGCGGCCGATCGCGGGATCCGGCTGCTGACCATCGCCGACGCGCAGATCTCCGAGGAGGTACGGGTACGGCTGGCCGCGCGGGCCCTGGCGGAGGCGGCGGCGGGCCGGCTCCGCCCGGTGATCGGCGCGACCTACCCCCTGGAGCGGGCGGCCGACGCCCACCGCGCGATCGAGGGGCGGGACCTGGTGGGAAAGGTCCTGCTGACGGTCTGA
- a CDS encoding TetR family transcriptional regulator — MSGDDDNRGSDSGDGSDGPTGSDPGLRERKKRRRYQEISDAAVALFLAKGFDGVSVAEVAAAAEISKPTLFRYFPAKEDLALHRFADHEDEAARVVAGRPDGVRPLDALRHHFLDGLRRRDPVTGLSDDETVFAFHRLLYGTPSLVARLHGYQRRSEGALATALGGGIAGALGAGQIIAVQRVLAEENWRRIREGERAEEVYPGAVEQAELAFGQLRTGLGLW, encoded by the coding sequence ATGAGCGGCGACGACGACAACCGCGGCAGCGACAGCGGCGATGGCAGCGACGGTCCCACCGGCAGCGATCCCGGTCTGCGGGAGCGCAAGAAGCGGCGGCGGTATCAGGAGATCTCCGACGCCGCCGTCGCCCTCTTCCTGGCCAAGGGCTTCGACGGTGTCTCGGTCGCGGAGGTCGCCGCGGCGGCCGAGATCTCCAAACCGACCCTCTTCCGGTACTTCCCGGCCAAGGAAGACCTGGCCCTGCACCGCTTCGCCGACCACGAGGACGAGGCCGCCCGGGTGGTCGCCGGGCGGCCCGACGGGGTGCGCCCGCTCGACGCGCTGCGCCACCACTTCCTGGACGGGCTGCGGCGGCGCGACCCGGTGACCGGGCTCAGCGACGACGAGACGGTGTTCGCGTTCCACCGGCTGCTGTACGGGACACCGAGCCTGGTCGCCCGCTTGCACGGGTACCAGCGCCGCTCGGAGGGGGCGCTCGCGACGGCGCTCGGCGGCGGGATCGCGGGGGCGCTCGGCGCCGGGCAGATCATCGCCGTCCAGCGCGTCCTCGCGGAGGAGAACTGGCGGCGGATCAGGGAGGGGGAGCGCGCCGAGGAGGTGTATCCCGGGGCGGTGGAGCAGGCGGAACTGGCCTTCGGGCAGCTGCGCACCGGGCTCGGTCTCTGGTGA
- a CDS encoding HelD family protein: MTAPDSRPPGPGPYPDRAPDPGHALASDLGRERAHHERCRAALAGMVSDAHEQVVTGENAFASGADAEVLGRHLRGQARELRLEPDGPLFFGRLDFGPADGEHGGQSYHIGRRRVGEHPAAPPLVVDWRAPVSRAFYRASVRDPQGVAVRRRFGWAAGSTGEPHELTGLEDERLEDERLTDEHLADGRLADEHLADEERSTGPGERGGAILNREIERPRVGPMRDIAATIQPEQDELVRSELGRSLCVQGAPGTGKTAVGLHRAAYLLYTYPRRIQRGGLLILGPNRAFLGYIAEVLPSLGENGVRQSTVGDEIACHPVRAVDDEAAAAVKHDARMAEVLRRALYGRIRPPAEPLTVPDGSYRLRLGLDELAGIVAAVRAEAPPYAVGRERVRGRTVRALQLRAERRAGPRPATWARRVERSRAVTAYLDAVWPRTGPEEVLAELLADPDPWAEGILTAEERRAIHRPWREGVSASPSASVSARVARNLAWSAADLVLLDELAGLIERPRGYGHIVIDEAQDLSPMECRAIARRAGSGSLTVLGDLAQGTTAWAARSWPELLGHLGRPDAAVIPLTAGFRVPGAVVRIANRLLASLDVGVPPARSLRGEGELTTRRTDDLAAAVTGAVREALAREGSVGVIAAGPAAGRLRHALTAAGIATAAADEPGAAAARVTVLPATAAKGLEYDHVVLVEPADIEAAEARGRHRLYVALTRAVSRLDVVHSRPLPEEFAGATAATPTAADNSERPPGPRR, translated from the coding sequence ATGACGGCACCCGACTCGCGCCCGCCCGGCCCCGGCCCTTATCCCGACCGCGCTCCTGATCCCGGCCACGCCCTGGCGAGCGACCTCGGCCGTGAACGCGCCCACCACGAGCGCTGCCGCGCCGCCCTGGCCGGCATGGTCTCCGACGCCCACGAGCAGGTCGTCACCGGCGAGAACGCCTTCGCCTCCGGAGCCGACGCCGAGGTTCTCGGCCGCCATCTGCGCGGCCAAGCGCGGGAGTTGCGGCTCGAACCGGACGGTCCGCTCTTCTTCGGCCGCCTCGACTTCGGCCCGGCGGACGGCGAACACGGCGGTCAGAGCTACCACATCGGCCGCCGCCGGGTCGGCGAACACCCGGCCGCCCCGCCGCTGGTCGTCGACTGGCGCGCGCCCGTCTCGCGCGCCTTCTACCGCGCGAGCGTCCGCGACCCGCAGGGCGTCGCCGTCCGCCGCCGGTTCGGGTGGGCGGCCGGGAGCACGGGGGAGCCGCACGAGCTGACCGGCCTGGAGGACGAGCGCCTGGAGGACGAGCGCCTGACGGACGAGCACCTGGCGGACGGGCGCCTGGCGGACGAGCACCTGGCGGACGAGGAGCGTTCAACCGGGCCCGGGGAGCGGGGCGGTGCCATCCTCAACAGGGAGATCGAGCGCCCCCGCGTCGGCCCGATGCGCGACATCGCCGCCACCATCCAGCCGGAGCAGGACGAACTCGTACGGTCCGAACTCGGCCGTTCCCTCTGCGTCCAGGGCGCCCCCGGCACCGGCAAGACCGCCGTCGGGCTGCACCGGGCCGCGTATCTCCTCTACACCTACCCGCGCCGTATCCAGCGCGGCGGGCTGCTGATCCTCGGCCCCAACCGCGCCTTCCTCGGCTACATCGCCGAGGTGCTGCCGTCGCTCGGCGAGAACGGCGTCCGTCAGTCGACGGTCGGTGACGAGATCGCGTGCCACCCGGTCCGCGCGGTGGACGACGAGGCCGCCGCCGCCGTCAAGCACGACGCCCGCATGGCCGAGGTGCTGCGCCGCGCGCTGTACGGGCGGATCCGCCCGCCCGCCGAGCCGCTGACCGTGCCCGACGGCTCGTACCGCCTGCGGCTCGGGCTGGACGAACTGGCCGGGATCGTGGCCGCCGTACGGGCCGAGGCGCCCCCGTACGCCGTCGGCCGCGAGCGCGTCCGCGGCCGGACCGTACGGGCGCTCCAGCTCCGGGCGGAACGGCGGGCGGGGCCGAGGCCGGCGACATGGGCGCGGCGGGTGGAGCGGTCGCGGGCGGTCACCGCGTACCTGGATGCGGTCTGGCCGCGTACGGGGCCGGAGGAGGTGCTGGCGGAGCTGCTCGCCGACCCGGATCCCTGGGCCGAGGGGATTCTCACGGCGGAGGAGCGGCGCGCGATCCACCGCCCGTGGCGGGAGGGGGTCTCCGCTTCCCCCTCTGCCTCGGTGTCCGCGCGGGTGGCACGGAATCTGGCCTGGTCGGCGGCCGATCTGGTCCTCCTCGACGAACTGGCCGGGCTGATCGAACGCCCCCGGGGCTACGGCCACATCGTCATCGACGAGGCGCAGGACCTCTCCCCGATGGAGTGCCGCGCGATCGCCCGGCGCGCCGGGTCCGGTTCGCTGACGGTGCTCGGGGACCTCGCTCAGGGCACCACCGCGTGGGCCGCCCGGTCCTGGCCCGAACTCCTCGGCCACCTGGGCAGGCCGGACGCCGCCGTGATCCCGCTGACCGCCGGGTTCCGGGTGCCGGGCGCGGTGGTACGGATCGCCAACCGGCTGCTGGCCTCGCTGGACGTCGGCGTACCACCGGCCCGTTCGCTGCGCGGGGAGGGCGAGTTGACGACCCGTCGGACCGACGACCTGGCGGCGGCCGTGACCGGGGCGGTACGGGAGGCGCTGGCGCGCGAGGGCTCGGTCGGCGTCATCGCGGCGGGCCCGGCGGCCGGCCGGCTCCGGCACGCGCTCACCGCGGCGGGGATCGCCACGGCGGCGGCCGACGAGCCCGGCGCGGCGGCGGCGCGGGTGACGGTGCTGCCCGCGACGGCGGCGAAGGGCCTGGAGTACGACCATGTCGTCCTGGTGGAGCCCGCGGACATCGAGGCGGCGGAGGCCCGGGGCCGCCACCGGCTGTACGTGGCCCTCACCCGGGCCGTGTCGCGCCTGGACGTCGTGCACAGCCGGCCGCTTCCCGAGGAGTTCGCCGGGGCCACGGCAGCGACGCCGACGGCCGCCGATAATTCCGAGCGCCCACCCGGCCCCCGTCGATAG